The Cannabis sativa cultivar Pink pepper isolate KNU-18-1 chromosome 8, ASM2916894v1, whole genome shotgun sequence genomic interval GATAAAGGTCTTTCACACCCAAAGCTTTCGGTTTAAGTCTTTCTTTGATCTTCAACCTATTTCTGTAGCCTGCATCAATGACAGATGTTGGTTTTAACCCGGGGATGACTGGAACAGTTGAAGGGAGAGCAACAGCGTCTGCTGAATCAAATGAGCTCCTCACTTGGAAATGCGAATCGCCTCCTGGATTACAAGAAAAAGAGCAGGCTTCTCCTGAATGGTAAACAGATGGAGTGTTGAGAAAACTTGTTCTGGATGAAATGTGCTGATGTTGTTTGCTTATTGCATTTGGAATCAACTGAGAAGCAATCATTGATGTATTTCCATGTTGCCTTGCAGGTAACAACCAAGAGGGCAGGCTCTTGGAGTTCTGAAACCATGAGGATTGAACATCTACCCTAGAATCTGGATTTAAGAAAGGAAACTCAAATCCTGGTTTTGTAAAATGGGGTAAGGTCTGATGGTGATTGAGTTCAGCTGGTCTCCAATCCATATACTGCCAAGAATTCTGTGGAGTAGATAGCACCGGATGTTGAGAAACAAGTCGTGATTCAGTTCCTGAAATAAAGAAATCCTGGAGATTGGGTTCCCGATTAAATACTGAAGATGAATGAGGTAAACGAGAGAAAGGGAGTGAAGTAGCACTAGGACTTCTATCAGTAGCAAGGCTATCACTTGAAATTAAGGAACTTTTCTCTCTGTCAAGGTAAGGATATGAACTAGACTCTGTTGCTTTCATTGGTAAATTTGTTTGAGTAGACTTCTCACTGTGAAGATCTAGAGATCGCCCCACATTCTCTTTACACTTTTGTGGAATCCACTCCTGAAAATTTCTTTTCAGTGAAGAACAATCCAGGCCAGCAACTGATGGACAGTGTTCTACTATAATTTCTTTATCGGTCCAAACCTTATTACTATCGTCCTTTACTTGCATTTCTGTGCTACTTCTACCAATTGCAACATCTTTTCCCATTAAACGCATCGTTGGTTGGCTGGTATTCTGTGCCGTCTTACCAGAACTTTCCTTCTGTTGAATCCTTTCATTTATTATTTGGTTCTGCAAGTGATCATAATGTCTGCTTCCAAGAAAAGAAGTACCCATTAGCTTAAGATCTGCATCAAGTGGCCGAAAAGAATGATTACTTACTCTTCCGAAATCAAGCTGTTGAATATCTGCTTTGCCACTACTTTCCCAATAACTAACACCTAACCTAGTTGCAGGAACTTGTAAGCTAGAGTTCTCTTTAACATAATTCTGTGTAAGGAACAGATTTACCCGATCATTTGGAAGATCTCTCTCTACAGAATGCTTGTTAGTAACACTCAAGTAGTCTGCAGTAATTCTTGGCTGGGTAAGATTATGTGACGCGGAAAAGCTACTTGAAGGCCCAGCAAAATTTGTCTCCCTCAGCTGATTATACAAACCTTTACCCCTTGAATTTGATTGGATTAACTCACCTTGTGAATTGAGGGGCAACCCGAAGAAATCCTCCTCCCTGGTCCTTTCTCTTGAGGTCACTGCTCTATGATTCCACTCTGGAAAAGAACAAAACCCACCAACTAAGTCCATTGGACGCCTACGACATAATTGTTGGTAGCATAAAGTATGACAACGAGCGTTTTCCACAGCAGGTTGTGATTGAAACTGAAGCCTACGGCTTAAATTTTCATTGGCAGTGAAACTGGATGATGGTTCTGAAAATGGTCTCGTCTCTATCATTGGCATAATCTCAGCAACTTTGTGAGTAGGATCTGGAAAATGATAATTTGATCTTCCACAAGAATTGAAAATTCTAGAAACATTACCAGTTGCTTGAGTGCTTCCATGAGATCCTTCCAATGGTGAAAAGAGTCCAGGTGTGCCACTAAAACCATgtttaagatttttattttcaaagtcTTGACCAACCATATGCAAATTAGTACCATAAAATGCGCATTGACTTAAAGGTAAAGAACTTTTCTCAGGAAAAAGGTTCATTTTGTCACGAATAGTTACAGGTAGCCTCGGAGAACTTGGAAGATCTGCATGATGGATATCAACCAACTGTTTCCCTCCAAATATGCTTCGAACCTCACTTCCAAAATCAGTGCCAAAAGTGCTATCGACATCACTTCTCTCTATCTCCACAGCTGCTGATTTATTGTCAGATGACTGAACATCTTCTGATGAAGCAGCAAGTGCATCTGAAAGTGAGTTCCTATCATTTTGCTCAGAAGAACAAACCTCTTTACTCTTCGGTCCAAGTATGTCCTCTTTGTCCGAAAAACGAACATGCCTTTCTGATTGTAGAATACCACAAGGATTGGCTTCACTACCACATTGAAAATCTTCATCAACAGTAGTAGATTTCGGCTCACAAGTGGTATGATTCTTAAGAATGCTGCGAATGGGTAAGGCAGGTTCCTGGTTCCTCGCGATCAATTTCGGTGGATCAAAACATTTTTGCTTCTCTAGTGTAGCTAAGCATTTAGGACTTGTTTTATTTCCCCAGACAGAATCAGAATTTGAGATATCTGTTGAAAACTTCCTCTTCAGCCTTTTTGCAATCACATGATTTTGTAGTTTGAATTTTTGAACATTTCCCTGGTACAGACAAGAAACTCATAATTAATGATGTATCTTACACTCTAAGCGACCAAGTGCTGATGATTTCACACCTTGAAAAATATGGAAACAATCTATAAGATGATTAAAAACGAGATTCATCTATGGGTAAGTAGAGTTGCAATAACTCATAAATcaagtttttattttctctctctcccatccgatgataataatatatgtcaaaataaatatgaagCTCCAAATAACACAATCGGCTCAAGGAAAATCTTGA includes:
- the LOC115698858 gene encoding uncharacterized protein LOC115698858 isoform X2 translates to MAVAFDGFSIREYTAKMRSVDVAKCWPFSEKAVATKTSEQVEALLPPITVAKFKWWSHELRRLRSTRRLEDEKSSDEKLEMVCPVCRVFTSATVNAVNAHIDECLSGNYSFQPPPPSTTTTKEARRQIVRNNNCKALKPKSKPPKKRSITEIFAVAPQIETIESSEMSDKEGDEVEDEDLEREEVVADDDSQVISSVSKSSSSIISCSSTGPLMKAKNKKKKKNNAMKKISKENNNNNKKKKKKRVLLIEKESGMASSLVLKKLKEKKKFKKVLKKMKNVDLSNSFATNNKGNVQKFKLQNHVIAKRLKRKFSTDISNSDSVWGNKTSPKCLATLEKQKCFDPPKLIARNQEPALPIRSILKNHTTCEPKSTTVDEDFQCGSEANPCGILQSERHVRFSDKEDILGPKSKEVCSSEQNDRNSLSDALAASSEDVQSSDNKSAAVEIERSDVDSTFGTDFGSEVRSIFGGKQLVDIHHADLPSSPRLPVTIRDKMNLFPEKSSLPLSQCAFYGTNLHMVGQDFENKNLKHGFSGTPGLFSPLEGSHGSTQATGNVSRIFNSCGRSNYHFPDPTHKVAEIMPMIETRPFSEPSSSFTANENLSRRLQFQSQPAVENARCHTLCYQQLCRRRPMDLVGGFCSFPEWNHRAVTSRERTREEDFFGLPLNSQGELIQSNSRGKGLYNQLRETNFAGPSSSFSASHNLTQPRITADYLSVTNKHSVERDLPNDRVNLFLTQNYVKENSSLQVPATRLGVSYWESSGKADIQQLDFGRVSNHSFRPLDADLKLMGTSFLGSRHYDHLQNQIINERIQQKESSGKTAQNTSQPTMRLMGKDVAIGRSSTEMQVKDDSNKVWTDKEIIVEHCPSVAGLDCSSLKRNFQEWIPQKCKENVGRSLDLHSEKSTQTNLPMKATESSSYPYLDREKSSLISSDSLATDRSPSATSLPFSRLPHSSSVFNREPNLQDFFISGTESRLVSQHPVLSTPQNSWQYMDWRPAELNHHQTLPHFTKPGFEFPFLNPDSRVDVQSSWFQNSKSLPSWLLPARQHGNTSMIASQLIPNAISKQHQHISSRTSFLNTPSVYHSGEACSFSCNPGGDSHFQVRSSFDSADAVALPSTVPVIPGLKPTSVIDAGYRNRLKIKERLKPKALGVKDLYPYKKTNKRLHTKLHDLVKSKEILNSKKQANSSVMARCLENSNNERQSDMVEEFLHSNRYYSSEFCSSGIKISANDCPSADGSGRPGPMKLSAGAKHILKPNQNVDPENFTPVVHSTIPFTAVPNPNANKVGESRVCCSYI
- the LOC115698858 gene encoding uncharacterized protein LOC115698858 isoform X1 codes for the protein MAVAFDGFSIREYTAKMRSVDVAKCWPFSEKAVATKTSEQVEALLPPITVAKFKWWSHELRRLRSTRRLEDEKSSDEKLEMVCPVCRVFTSATVNAVNAHIDECLSGNYSFQPPPPSTTTTKEARRQIVRNNNCKALKPKSKPPKKRSITEIFAVAPQIETIESSEMSDKEGDEVEDEDLEREEVVADDDSQVISSVSKSSSSIISCSSTGPLMKAKNKKKKKNNAMKKISKENNNNNKKKKKKRVLLIEKESGMASSLVLKKLKEKKKFKKVLKKMKNVDLSNSFATNNKGNVQKFKLQNHVIAKRLKRKFSTDISNSDSVWGNKTSPKCLATLEKQKCFDPPKLIARNQEPALPIRSILKNHTTCEPKSTTVDEDFQCGSEANPCGILQSERHVRFSDKEDILGPKSKEVCSSEQNDRNSLSDALAASSEDVQSSDNKSAAVEIERSDVDSTFGTDFGSEVRSIFGGKQLVDIHHADLPSSPRLPVTIRDKMNLFPEKSSLPLSQCAFYGTNLHMVGQDFENKNLKHGFSGTPGLFSPLEGSHGSTQATGNVSRIFNSCGRSNYHFPDPTHKVAEIMPMIETRPFSEPSSSFTANENLSRRLQFQSQPAVENARCHTLCYQQLCRRRPMDLVGGFCSFPEWNHRAVTSRERTREEDFFGLPLNSQGELIQSNSRGKGLYNQLRETNFAGPSSSFSASHNLTQPRITADYLSVTNKHSVERDLPNDRVNLFLTQNYVKENSSLQVPATRLGVSYWESSGKADIQQLDFGRVSNHSFRPLDADLKLMGTSFLGSRHYDHLQNQIINERIQQKESSGKTAQNTSQPTMRLMGKDVAIGRSSTEMQVKDDSNKVWTDKEIIVEHCPSVAGLDCSSLKRNFQEWIPQKCKENVGRSLDLHSEKSTQTNLPMKATESSSYPYLDREKSSLISSDSLATDRSPSATSLPFSRLPHSSSVFNREPNLQDFFISGTESRLVSQHPVLSTPQNSWQYMDWRPAELNHHQTLPHFTKPGFEFPFLNPDSRVDVQSSWFQNSKSLPSWLLPARQHGNTSMIASQLIPNAISKQHQHISSRTSFLNTPSVYHSGEACSFSCNPGGDSHFQVRSSFDSADAVALPSTVPVIPGLKPTSVIDAGYRNRLKIKERLKPKALGVKDLYPYKKTNKRLHTKLHDLVKSKEILNSKKQANSSVMARCLENSNNERQSDMVEEFLHSNRYYSSEFCSSGIKISANDCPSADGSGRPGPMKLSAGAKHILKPNQNVDPENFTPVVHSTIPFTAVPNPNANKERVECAAHISDHMGL